The following DNA comes from Nitrospirota bacterium.
GTAAGACAGCTTTTCCCTGTTTCCCGGCTTGGCACGATAGCAGGATGCTCTGTCATCGATGGTTACATGACGCGGGCAAGCGATGGTATTCGTGTTATCAGGGACAACGTTGTGGCCTATGAAGGCAAGATCGCAAGCCTCAAAAGACAGAAAGATGACGTAAAAGAAGTTCAGACCGGCTACGAATGCGGAATCCTGATCGAGAACTTCAATGATCTGAAGCTCGGTGATATCATTGAGAACTTTATCATAGAAAAGATCGCAACCAAGCTTTAAAAAAGCAATAGGTTATTTAGAGTTTTAGTCTGTTCGGTAATTCAAGGGCTGTGGATTTCTATTGCTGCCAGACTAAACACCTACAGACTATCTACCTGACCAGAGGGCAATATGCTTCCTTATAAACGTTCCCAGAGGGTCGGCGACCTTGTCCGCGAGGAGGTTGCTGACATTATCATGTACCGGCTGAAGGACCCGAGAATCGGTTTTATAACCGTGACCGGCGCAGATATGTCCGATGACCTCAAGAATGCTCGCATCTTTGTGAGTATACTAAAACCGGAAGAGCGGGATCAGACCATAGCGATACTGAACGAAGCTAAGCCCTTCATACGGTCGGCTCTCGGCAAACGACTCAAGATGAAATTCACCCCAAACATTGAATTCCGGCTCGACACTTCTATCGAATACGGCTCCAAGATAGACAGTCTCCTGAGGAAGATCAGGACAGAAGATGAAAGTTCCTAAGGGTCTTATATCTGCCCTGAGAAAAGAGCAGATATTTCTTCTGGCAACGCATATCAACCCCGATGGCGATGCCTTGGGCTCCTGTCTCGCCCTTGCTGAAGCCCTTGAACTGCTCGGCAAAAAGGTCCATATCTTTGACAGGGATCCTGTTCCTGAACTCTACCGGTTTATGCCGGGGCACAAAAAATGCAAATCAACACTGGGGAATATTCTCAGAAAAGATCCTCTGCTTATACTTCTGGACTGCAACAGCCCGGAACGGGCAGCGCTTGAGGGCTATACATTCAGCAAGTCCATAGTCATTGATCACCATGAAACTGAATCACCCTTTGGTGACATCCGATGGGTCGAACGGACCGCAGCTGCAACCGGCCTGATGGTGTTTCATCTGATCGAAGCCCTGAATATCCGTATTACCAGGACGATGGCTACAAATATTTACACGGCAATTGCTGTTGATACCGGAACGTTCAGATACAGCAACACCAGCCCTGACGTCCTCAGGGCAAGCGCTCAGCTCATTGAAGCCGGGGCCCGGCCCGGCCCCATATCAGAACATTTGTACGA
Coding sequences within:
- the rbfA gene encoding 30S ribosome-binding factor RbfA; its protein translation is MLPYKRSQRVGDLVREEVADIIMYRLKDPRIGFITVTGADMSDDLKNARIFVSILKPEERDQTIAILNEAKPFIRSALGKRLKMKFTPNIEFRLDTSIEYGSKIDSLLRKIRTEDESS
- a CDS encoding bifunctional oligoribonuclease/PAP phosphatase NrnA produces the protein MKVPKGLISALRKEQIFLLATHINPDGDALGSCLALAEALELLGKKVHIFDRDPVPELYRFMPGHKKCKSTLGNILRKDPLLILLDCNSPERAALEGYTFSKSIVIDHHETESPFGDIRWVERTAAATGLMVFHLIEALNIRITRTMATNIYTAIAVDTGTFRYSNTSPDVLRASAQLIEAGARPGPISEHLYERWTKNRFDLLNLCLGTLEIRNNMALIHVTREMFTKTGTVEADTENFANVPRMIDSVAISALIRETDNGRWKVSMRSKGQANVAKIAAAYGGGGHRNAAGFRIKTDLSSLKTTLFAAGNDVLLKK